A region of Thermobifida halotolerans DNA encodes the following proteins:
- the miaA gene encoding tRNA (adenosine(37)-N6)-dimethylallyltransferase MiaA, which yields MSTVIAVVGATAVGKSDLAVELALRLTEHGAPAEIVNADSMQLYRGMDIGTAKLTVPERRGVPHHLLDVWDITQTANVADYQRTARAVIDELHASGRTPILVGGSGLYVRAALDELDFPGTDPKVRARLEAELAERGPLALHQRLARLDPAAAAAILPSNGRRIVRALEVIEITGGPFTATMPEHVSRYPCVQIGLSAPRPELDERIELRVARMWEAGLVDEVRALEKAGLRDGFTASRALGYAQVLRFLAGEYTEEEAKEETVRATRRFARRQESWFRRDPRVDWLPYDAPDLLDRAFALATRQPGGH from the coding sequence ATGAGCACAGTGATCGCGGTTGTCGGAGCGACCGCAGTGGGCAAGTCCGACCTGGCCGTCGAGCTGGCGCTGCGCCTGACCGAACACGGCGCCCCCGCCGAGATCGTCAACGCCGACTCCATGCAGCTGTACCGGGGCATGGACATCGGCACCGCCAAGCTCACCGTGCCCGAGCGGCGCGGCGTCCCCCACCACCTGCTCGACGTCTGGGACATCACCCAGACCGCGAACGTGGCCGACTACCAGCGGACGGCCCGCGCGGTCATCGACGAACTCCACGCTTCCGGCCGTACCCCGATCCTCGTCGGCGGCTCGGGACTGTACGTGCGCGCCGCGCTGGACGAACTCGACTTCCCCGGCACCGACCCGAAGGTGCGCGCCCGCCTGGAGGCCGAACTCGCCGAACGGGGACCGCTCGCCCTGCACCAGCGGCTCGCCCGGCTCGACCCCGCCGCGGCCGCGGCGATCCTGCCCAGCAACGGGCGGCGCATCGTGCGCGCCCTGGAGGTCATCGAGATCACCGGGGGTCCGTTCACCGCCACCATGCCCGAACACGTCTCCCGCTACCCGTGCGTGCAGATCGGGTTGAGCGCGCCCCGCCCCGAACTGGACGAGCGCATCGAACTGCGCGTGGCGCGGATGTGGGAGGCCGGACTGGTCGACGAGGTGCGCGCGCTGGAGAAGGCGGGACTGCGCGACGGCTTCACCGCCTCGCGCGCCCTCGGCTACGCCCAGGTGCTGCGCTTCCTCGCCGGAGAGTACACCGAGGAGGAGGCGAAGGAGGAGACCGTGCGGGCCACCCGCCGCTTCGCCCGCCGCCAGGAGTCGTGGTTCCGCCGCGACCCGCGCGTGGACTGGCTGCCCTACGACGCCCCGGACCTGCTCGACCGGGCGTTCGCCCTGGCCACGCGGCAGCCCGGCGGCCACTGA
- a CDS encoding lactococcin 972 family bacteriocin: MSLMIAAGFIFGTAGTAFAVVERVGGGWWDHGIANGYVYSNYYHETVCHGSTAVGTYTLRASAPAGKTSVARVPKARTNNQTYWRTSC; the protein is encoded by the coding sequence ATGTCCTTGATGATCGCCGCAGGATTCATCTTCGGGACGGCTGGAACCGCTTTCGCCGTGGTCGAGAGAGTCGGCGGTGGTTGGTGGGACCACGGCATCGCCAACGGCTACGTGTACTCGAACTACTACCACGAGACCGTCTGCCACGGGTCCACCGCCGTAGGCACCTATACCCTCCGTGCCTCCGCTCCGGCTGGCAAAACCTCTGTTGCCCGAGTTCCCAAGGCAAGAACAAACAACCAGACCTACTGGCGCACCAGCTGCTGA
- the dapF gene encoding diaminopimelate epimerase — translation MRFAKGHGTENDFVILPDPDGELDLDAATVAALCDRRAGIGGDGVLRVVRTKVLGEPLEGEAASALRCEWFMDYRNADGSVAEMCGNGVRVFTRYLREAGLVGDTVFEVGTRAGARRVTVEEDGDVTVDMGPVRVLGSGSAELADGTVRGVRISVGNPHLACRVARPVAEVDLGRAPVLRDEEFPEGANVEVFREVAPGVLEMRVYERGAAETRSCGTGIVAAAAAATPGGGDAEWTVRVPGGVCAVALEGGSARLRGPAVIVAEGDVRLPLVR, via the coding sequence ATGCGTTTCGCCAAGGGCCACGGCACCGAGAACGACTTCGTCATCCTCCCCGACCCCGACGGGGAGTTGGACCTGGACGCGGCGACGGTCGCCGCGCTGTGCGACCGTCGCGCCGGGATCGGCGGCGACGGGGTGCTGCGGGTCGTGCGGACCAAGGTGCTGGGTGAGCCGTTGGAGGGGGAGGCCGCCTCGGCGCTGCGGTGCGAGTGGTTCATGGACTACCGCAACGCCGACGGCAGCGTCGCCGAGATGTGCGGCAACGGGGTGCGGGTGTTCACGCGCTACCTGCGCGAGGCGGGGCTGGTCGGCGACACGGTGTTCGAGGTGGGCACCCGGGCCGGTGCGCGTCGGGTGACGGTCGAGGAGGACGGGGACGTCACCGTCGACATGGGGCCGGTGCGGGTTCTCGGGTCGGGCAGCGCGGAGTTGGCCGACGGGACCGTGCGCGGAGTGCGGATCTCGGTGGGCAACCCGCATCTGGCCTGCCGGGTGGCGCGTCCGGTGGCGGAGGTCGACCTGGGGCGGGCGCCGGTGCTGCGGGACGAGGAGTTTCCCGAGGGGGCCAACGTCGAGGTGTTCCGTGAGGTCGCTCCCGGGGTGCTGGAGATGCGCGTCTACGAGCGCGGCGCCGCCGAGACCCGTTCGTGCGGGACGGGGATCGTGGCCGCCGCGGCGGCGGCCACTCCGGGGGGCGGGGACGCCGAGTGGACGGTGCGGGTGCCCGGGGGAGTGTGCGCGGTGGCCCTGGAGGGGGGATCGGCCCGGCTGCGTGGGCCCGCGGTGATCGTCGCCGAGGGTGACGTGCGGCTGCCGCTCGTGCGGTGA
- a CDS encoding bacteriocin-associated integral membrane family protein, translated as MPNRTLSFAYTACAAFAALVAFLLAATAEQTMFVLEDSEMVWITENEGTHDIDEVARTVQQVADDHGATIGYAVLDVHEPSSRAHLYLAVSDPDSHYAHWLRDGYPAFGRGFTVETHPITEFGEVGPNGYYLVLGASDVRPVLLDALAAHGLYEAPGMQVTELWHYFTGGHLFNLLAVALLATVAAVGAGVLLSARDYAVMRLQGHSYPGILLKDLTKIARLWAIALPAVAAATLAFLGVYNGWNQLGFYTPLALVFLAILALPCLAAHAAVLGLVHTTGILPALKGRLPVHSTTAAVYLVRVPVLVLTLAILGSVVLTAQNARDQRIGLELYEQYGDTSRPALSANYGWSDEQAVNDALGPWLRRVDTDGDMVLAIHSSLKYLFPVDPNSPAPPDGNTPVLIVNDTYLAEQEVLAPSGERHGPGETVRVIVPESVSVPTDHLVKAVDQWLELHGEPDRAFDVEVLTAADQTLFTYGTTRPEGPLFLPLLHEPVLVVLPNGQALSEKAYVTHMSTRATVFPDPEVVEAFRAENPQASRYISMVETLTTSALQEHATTLTILRSELFNLAGAGAVLLLTAAAACIVYVRTRAQTIFARHISGWTFLATHRRLLAAEAAVAVGFVGWATWDTLTALAVQNDPARALIPGTETTGVEPFYALGIAAASLAITVAALALFHRRIVREGTSQA; from the coding sequence GTGCCGAACCGAACGCTTTCCTTCGCCTACACGGCGTGCGCCGCCTTCGCCGCGCTCGTCGCCTTCCTCCTCGCCGCCACGGCCGAGCAGACCATGTTCGTCCTTGAGGACTCGGAGATGGTGTGGATCACCGAGAACGAGGGGACCCACGACATCGACGAGGTCGCGCGCACCGTGCAGCAGGTCGCCGACGACCACGGCGCCACCATCGGCTACGCCGTTCTCGACGTCCACGAGCCGTCATCACGAGCCCACTTGTACCTGGCGGTCTCCGACCCCGACTCCCACTACGCCCACTGGTTGCGGGACGGATATCCGGCCTTCGGTCGCGGCTTCACTGTCGAGACCCACCCCATCACCGAGTTCGGCGAGGTCGGCCCCAACGGCTACTACCTCGTCCTCGGTGCTTCGGACGTCCGCCCCGTCCTCCTCGACGCGCTCGCCGCCCACGGTCTGTACGAAGCCCCGGGCATGCAGGTCACCGAACTGTGGCACTACTTCACGGGCGGCCACCTGTTCAACCTCCTGGCCGTCGCCCTGCTCGCCACCGTCGCCGCGGTCGGCGCCGGCGTCCTGCTCTCCGCCCGCGACTACGCCGTCATGCGTCTGCAGGGCCACTCCTATCCGGGCATCCTGCTCAAAGACCTGACCAAGATCGCCCGTCTGTGGGCGATCGCCCTGCCCGCGGTGGCCGCCGCCACCCTGGCGTTCCTCGGCGTCTACAACGGGTGGAACCAGCTCGGCTTCTACACGCCGCTCGCACTGGTGTTCCTGGCGATCCTCGCCCTCCCCTGCCTGGCCGCGCACGCCGCCGTGCTCGGCCTGGTGCACACCACCGGCATCCTGCCCGCGCTCAAGGGCCGCCTTCCGGTGCACAGCACCACCGCCGCCGTCTACCTGGTCCGCGTCCCCGTGCTGGTACTGACCCTGGCCATCCTCGGTTCGGTGGTCCTCACCGCGCAGAACGCCCGCGACCAGCGGATCGGCCTGGAACTGTACGAACAGTACGGCGACACCTCACGGCCCGCACTGAGCGCCAACTACGGCTGGTCGGACGAGCAGGCTGTCAACGACGCACTCGGTCCGTGGCTGCGCCGGGTCGACACCGACGGCGACATGGTGCTGGCGATCCACTCCAGCCTGAAGTACCTTTTCCCCGTCGACCCGAACAGCCCCGCCCCGCCCGACGGGAACACCCCCGTCCTCATCGTCAACGACACCTACCTGGCCGAACAGGAAGTCCTCGCCCCTTCCGGGGAACGCCACGGCCCGGGCGAGACCGTCCGCGTCATCGTGCCCGAATCCGTCTCCGTCCCCACCGACCACCTCGTCAAGGCTGTGGACCAATGGCTCGAACTCCACGGTGAACCGGACCGCGCCTTCGACGTCGAGGTGCTGACCGCCGCCGACCAGACCCTGTTCACCTACGGCACGACACGGCCCGAAGGCCCCCTGTTCCTGCCCCTGCTGCACGAACCGGTCCTCGTCGTCCTCCCCAACGGGCAGGCCCTCTCCGAGAAGGCCTACGTCACCCACATGTCCACCCGTGCGACGGTCTTCCCCGACCCGGAGGTGGTCGAGGCGTTCCGCGCCGAGAACCCGCAGGCCTCCCGGTACATCTCCATGGTCGAAACCCTCACCACCAGCGCGCTGCAGGAACACGCCACCACCCTGACCATCCTGCGCAGCGAACTGTTCAACCTCGCCGGAGCCGGCGCCGTACTGCTGCTGACCGCCGCGGCCGCGTGCATCGTCTACGTGCGCACCCGCGCGCAGACCATCTTCGCCCGGCACATCAGCGGCTGGACCTTCCTCGCCACCCACCGGCGACTGCTCGCGGCCGAGGCAGCCGTCGCGGTGGGATTCGTGGGCTGGGCCACCTGGGACACTCTCACCGCGCTGGCCGTCCAGAACGACCCTGCCCGCGCCCTCATCCCCGGCACGGAGACCACCGGCGTCGAACCGTTCTACGCCCTGGGCATCGCGGCGGCCTCCCTGGCGATCACCGTCGCCGCACTCGCCCTCTTCCACCGCCGCATCGTCCGCGAAGGCACCTCGCAGGCCTGA
- a CDS encoding ABC transporter family substrate-binding protein produces the protein MRIGKRRAIPAGAFLLALVTALAGCQTTVSGPSAAPEPATASINAADRARIADGGTVTWGVNDFPTQWNPHHQAGNLTTAHTVLKALLPAPFRTDEQGRAHPDPDYVTDVSVTTEPEQVVTLTLNPEARWSTGKPITWRDYAAMAEALSGADPDYQVLGAVGYDRISEVSAGEDRYQVVITFDRPFADYRALFSPLLPAEYTGTAEAFNAGYLEQIPVTAGPFEVEEIDPTAQTVTLRRDGDWWGQPAKLDRIVFRALAPEALDAAFLDGGVDLYALSLDSGSYERVRSAPDSEIRTALAPDYRHITLNGQSPILRDVDVRHAIFLGIDREVVTDAAFRALGWRPEVLGNRFLMPDQPGYTDNSGEWGGYDPERAARLLEEAGWTAEEPGEVRTRDGEPLTLRFVVPQGYAPAHDEAELVQAMLAEIGVEIEIKSVPGNQLFGGYVQPGNYDLVAFVNSGGGFPVSESLYQWADAVDGPDGEPQWRANVGRIGAKEIDEALFGALETLDADTAVERINEADRLLWEAGHTLPLYQRPQVYAVRDALANVGAYGLGTLDYADIGYLAED, from the coding sequence GTGCGAATAGGGAAACGGCGTGCCATTCCGGCGGGAGCGTTCCTGCTGGCCCTGGTCACCGCACTGGCGGGCTGCCAGACGACGGTTTCGGGGCCCTCGGCGGCTCCCGAGCCCGCCACGGCCTCGATCAACGCCGCGGACCGCGCCCGGATCGCCGACGGTGGCACGGTGACCTGGGGGGTCAACGACTTCCCCACCCAGTGGAACCCGCACCACCAGGCAGGCAACCTCACCACCGCGCACACCGTCCTGAAGGCGCTGCTGCCCGCGCCGTTCCGCACCGACGAGCAGGGGCGGGCCCACCCCGACCCCGACTACGTGACGGACGTGTCGGTCACCACCGAACCGGAACAGGTCGTCACGCTCACCCTCAACCCCGAGGCCCGGTGGTCCACCGGGAAGCCCATCACCTGGCGCGACTACGCGGCCATGGCCGAGGCGCTGTCCGGAGCCGACCCCGACTACCAGGTGCTCGGAGCGGTCGGCTACGACCGCATCAGCGAGGTGAGCGCGGGCGAGGACAGGTACCAGGTGGTCATCACCTTCGACCGGCCCTTCGCCGACTACCGGGCGCTGTTCTCCCCGCTGCTGCCCGCGGAGTACACCGGGACCGCCGAGGCGTTCAACGCGGGATACCTGGAGCAGATCCCGGTCACCGCGGGACCGTTCGAGGTGGAGGAGATCGACCCCACCGCCCAGACCGTCACCCTGCGCCGCGACGGCGACTGGTGGGGGCAGCCCGCCAAGCTCGACCGGATCGTCTTTCGCGCACTGGCCCCCGAGGCGCTGGACGCGGCCTTCCTCGACGGCGGCGTCGACCTGTACGCGCTCTCCCTCGACTCCGGGTCCTACGAACGGGTCCGCTCCGCGCCCGACAGCGAGATCCGCACCGCCCTGGCCCCCGACTACCGGCACATCACCCTCAACGGGCAGAGTCCGATCCTGCGGGACGTGGACGTGCGGCACGCGATCTTCCTCGGCATCGACCGCGAGGTCGTGACCGACGCGGCGTTCCGCGCCCTCGGTTGGCGGCCCGAGGTGCTCGGCAACCGCTTCCTCATGCCCGACCAGCCGGGATACACCGACAACAGCGGCGAGTGGGGCGGTTACGACCCCGAGCGCGCGGCGCGCCTGCTGGAGGAGGCGGGATGGACCGCCGAGGAGCCCGGTGAGGTACGCACCAGGGACGGCGAGCCGCTGACCCTGCGGTTCGTGGTGCCGCAGGGGTACGCCCCCGCGCACGACGAGGCCGAACTGGTGCAGGCGATGCTCGCCGAGATCGGCGTGGAGATCGAGATCAAGAGCGTGCCGGGCAACCAGTTGTTCGGCGGGTACGTGCAGCCCGGCAACTACGACCTGGTCGCCTTCGTCAACAGCGGGGGCGGTTTCCCGGTGTCGGAGTCGCTGTACCAGTGGGCCGACGCGGTCGACGGCCCCGACGGGGAGCCGCAGTGGCGCGCCAACGTCGGCCGCATCGGCGCGAAGGAGATCGACGAGGCGCTGTTCGGGGCGCTGGAGACCCTGGACGCCGACACCGCGGTCGAGCGGATCAACGAGGCCGACCGACTGCTGTGGGAGGCGGGACACACCCTGCCTCTCTACCAGCGGCCCCAGGTCTACGCGGTCCGCGACGCCCTGGCCAACGTGGGCGCCTACGGCCTCGGCACGCTCGACTACGCCGACATCGGCTACCTCGCCGAGGACTAG
- a CDS encoding ABC transporter permease yields MSVVAAGRAAARPLLRRVLERLLLLFVAVSCAYLLAAVALNPRENYEGQRPPPSAEAVDAALDAYNLNDETPLARRYAVWVLGVVVGDFGRTWDGASVTEELSRRVGVSVRLLAAGAVLGCVGGVLLGTWTGSRRGGTVDRVVTGVSFVLISVPVVVVAVSLQNAALWANQVTGLELLRVTGEATPGLAGGAGERLADRLRHLVLPTLAVALPQIALYSRYQRTLVADQIGADYLRTARAKGLTRSRAVVRHALRITLVPASAYFGYSLALLLTSTVFTEQVFGWHGVGEYLFESIGQGDVNAVAAVCCFGAVCVTAAGVVSDAARALLDPRTRTG; encoded by the coding sequence GTGAGCGTTGTCGCGGCGGGGCGCGCGGCGGCGCGTCCGCTGCTCCGGCGGGTGCTGGAGCGGCTGCTGCTGCTGTTCGTCGCGGTCAGTTGCGCCTATCTGCTCGCGGCCGTCGCGTTGAATCCGCGGGAGAACTACGAGGGGCAGCGTCCGCCGCCGTCGGCCGAGGCGGTCGACGCCGCGCTGGACGCCTACAACCTCAACGACGAGACGCCGCTGGCGCGTCGGTACGCGGTCTGGGTCCTTGGGGTGGTGGTCGGCGACTTCGGGCGCACGTGGGACGGCGCGTCGGTCACCGAGGAGCTGTCCCGGCGGGTCGGGGTCAGCGTACGGCTGCTGGCCGCGGGAGCGGTGCTCGGCTGTGTCGGCGGTGTGCTGTTGGGCACGTGGACGGGAAGCCGCCGGGGCGGGACGGTCGACCGGGTCGTCACCGGGGTGTCCTTCGTGCTGATCTCGGTTCCGGTGGTGGTGGTCGCGGTGTCGTTGCAGAACGCGGCGCTGTGGGCGAACCAGGTGACGGGGCTGGAGTTGTTGCGGGTCACCGGTGAGGCCACCCCGGGGCTGGCCGGAGGGGCGGGGGAGCGGTTGGCCGACCGGTTGCGGCATCTGGTGCTGCCGACGCTCGCCGTGGCGTTGCCGCAGATCGCTCTGTACAGCCGGTACCAGCGCACGCTTGTGGCGGACCAGATCGGCGCGGACTACCTGCGGACGGCGCGGGCCAAGGGGCTGACCCGTTCGCGGGCGGTGGTGCGGCACGCGCTGCGCATCACGCTGGTTCCGGCCTCCGCCTATTTCGGATACTCGCTGGCGCTGTTGTTGACCAGTACGGTTTTCACCGAGCAGGTGTTCGGCTGGCACGGGGTGGGGGAGTACCTGTTCGAGTCGATCGGACAGGGGGATGTCAACGCGGTCGCGGCGGTCTGCTGTTTCGGGGCGGTGTGTGTGACCGCGGCGGGGGTGGTGTCCGACGCCGCGCGGGCGCTGTTGGACCCGCGGACCAGGACCGGATGA
- the aceB gene encoding malate synthase A codes for MGAPTGVEITGPINGRYDEILTDDALALIADLHRRFESRRQELLAARRRRQEEISAGADLDFLAETKAVREDPTWRVAPPAPGIVDRRVEITGPTDRKMTINALNSGARVWLADFEDANTPLWENMIEGQLNLRDALDRTIDFTTPEGRSYALKDDSELATIVVRPRGWHLDEKHILVDGQRTSGGIVDFALYFFHCARRQLAKGKGPYFYLPKMQSHLEARLWNDIFVRAQESLGIERGTIRATVLIETIPAAFEMEEILYELREHSAGLNAGRWDYLFSIIKTHRTRGRRFLMPERNAVTMTAPFMRAYTELLVKTCHRRGAHAIGGMAAFIPSRRDPEVNKTALAKVRDDKTREAGDGFDGSWVAHPDLVPVAMEVFDGVLGERPNQIDRQRDDVTVTAADLLDVSSAEGGVTEAGLRNNINVAVQYLAAWLGGSGAVAIHNLMEDAATAEISRSQIWQWLHNGVTLDNGAQVTAELVERLIGEELATIRETTSLDADLLDRATTLFKEVALADDYAEFLTLPAYERMP; via the coding sequence ATGGGTGCTCCCACCGGAGTCGAGATCACCGGCCCGATCAACGGCAGGTACGACGAGATCCTGACCGACGACGCCCTCGCGCTCATCGCCGACCTGCACCGCAGGTTCGAGTCCCGCCGCCAGGAGCTCCTCGCCGCCCGCAGGCGCCGCCAGGAGGAGATCTCCGCAGGCGCCGACCTGGACTTCCTCGCCGAGACCAAGGCCGTGCGCGAGGACCCGACCTGGCGCGTCGCTCCCCCCGCGCCCGGCATCGTCGACCGCCGTGTCGAGATCACCGGCCCCACCGACCGCAAGATGACCATCAACGCGCTCAACTCCGGAGCGAGGGTGTGGCTGGCCGACTTCGAGGACGCCAACACCCCCCTGTGGGAGAACATGATCGAGGGCCAGCTCAACCTGCGTGACGCGCTGGACCGCACCATCGACTTCACCACCCCGGAGGGCAGGAGCTACGCGCTGAAGGACGACTCGGAACTGGCCACCATCGTGGTCCGCCCGCGCGGCTGGCACCTGGACGAAAAGCACATCCTCGTCGACGGCCAGCGCACCTCCGGCGGCATCGTCGACTTCGCGCTGTACTTCTTCCACTGCGCGCGCCGCCAGCTCGCCAAGGGCAAGGGTCCCTACTTCTACCTGCCCAAGATGCAGAGCCACCTCGAGGCTCGGCTGTGGAACGACATCTTCGTGCGCGCCCAGGAGTCGCTGGGCATCGAACGCGGCACCATCCGCGCCACCGTGCTCATCGAGACCATCCCGGCCGCGTTCGAGATGGAGGAGATCCTCTACGAGCTGCGCGAGCACTCCGCCGGTCTCAACGCGGGCCGCTGGGACTACCTGTTCAGCATCATCAAGACGCACCGCACCCGCGGCCGCCGGTTCCTCATGCCCGAACGCAACGCCGTCACGATGACCGCGCCGTTCATGCGCGCCTACACCGAACTGCTGGTCAAGACCTGCCACAGGCGCGGCGCACACGCGATCGGCGGCATGGCCGCGTTCATCCCCAGCCGCCGCGACCCCGAGGTCAACAAGACGGCGCTCGCCAAGGTCCGCGACGACAAGACCCGCGAGGCGGGCGACGGGTTCGACGGCTCCTGGGTCGCCCACCCCGACCTCGTCCCGGTCGCCATGGAGGTCTTCGACGGCGTCCTGGGCGAGCGGCCCAACCAGATCGACCGGCAGCGCGACGACGTCACCGTGACCGCCGCCGACCTGCTGGACGTCTCCAGCGCCGAGGGCGGCGTCACCGAGGCGGGCCTGCGCAACAACATCAACGTCGCCGTCCAGTACCTGGCCGCGTGGCTGGGCGGCAGCGGCGCGGTGGCCATCCACAACCTGATGGAGGACGCCGCCACCGCGGAGATCTCCCGCTCCCAGATCTGGCAGTGGCTGCACAACGGCGTCACCCTGGACAACGGCGCCCAGGTCACCGCCGAACTCGTGGAGCGCCTGATCGGCGAGGAGCTGGCCACGATCCGCGAGACCACGTCCCTCGACGCCGACCTGCTGGACCGCGCCACCACGCTGTTCAAGGAGGTCGCCCTGGCCGACGACTACGCCGAGTTCCTCACCCTGCCCGCCTACGAGCGGATGCCGTAA
- a CDS encoding lactococcin 972 family bacteriocin, with protein MSVLKRLSITVLIAAGITVGITGVAAAATSYVGGGTWNHGVTGLPGAGTVYSHYYHGSVCHGSTAVGTTVVRASAAAGSWARATAPRAAGNNQTYWRTSC; from the coding sequence ATGAGCGTTCTCAAACGTCTCTCCATCACCGTGCTCATCGCTGCTGGTATCACCGTAGGAATCACCGGCGTCGCCGCAGCCGCGACCAGCTACGTCGGTGGAGGCACCTGGAATCATGGAGTTACAGGCCTTCCCGGCGCTGGCACCGTTTACTCGCACTACTACCACGGCTCCGTCTGCCATGGGTCCACCGCCGTAGGCACTACCGTGGTCCGTGCTTCCGCCGCTGCTGGCTCCTGGGCCAGAGCCACCGCTCCACGTGCTGCGGGCAACAACCAGACGTACTGGCGCACCAGCTGCTGA
- a CDS encoding VOC family protein yields MENTIAYASGAPAWLDMTVPDLPAAQRFYAAVLGWEFDEGPYRMALLGSRRIAGMAEPWDDAPPPEQSNWTVYLATGDIGATLTAVRAAGGTVVTDRTDIPGAGSMALVRDPAGTVCGLWQGDGLPGSEISGVPGAPVWAEVTSPDSATADFFATVFGLTAERLPGIDFTTLSNDGEPVFGVYGADDRVHRGHGAWLPYFLVDSTDKASLLAEHAGGAVLRAPADSPYGRWAMLTDHLGAHFAVVQPVD; encoded by the coding sequence ATGGAGAACACCATCGCCTACGCGTCCGGCGCACCCGCCTGGCTCGACATGACCGTCCCCGACCTGCCCGCCGCCCAACGCTTCTACGCGGCCGTCCTGGGCTGGGAGTTCGACGAGGGCCCCTACCGCATGGCCCTGCTCGGCAGCCGACGAATCGCCGGAATGGCCGAGCCCTGGGACGACGCACCGCCCCCGGAACAGTCCAACTGGACGGTGTACCTGGCCACCGGCGACATCGGCGCCACCCTGACCGCGGTACGCGCCGCGGGCGGCACCGTGGTCACCGACCGCACCGACATTCCCGGAGCCGGTTCGATGGCGCTCGTCCGCGACCCCGCCGGCACCGTCTGCGGACTCTGGCAGGGCGACGGGCTGCCCGGTTCGGAGATCTCCGGCGTCCCCGGCGCCCCCGTCTGGGCTGAGGTCACCAGTCCTGACTCCGCCACGGCGGACTTCTTCGCCACCGTCTTCGGCCTGACCGCCGAACGCCTTCCCGGTATCGACTTCACCACCCTGTCCAACGACGGGGAACCGGTGTTCGGGGTCTACGGCGCCGACGACCGCGTCCACCGGGGCCACGGCGCCTGGCTGCCCTACTTCCTGGTCGACAGCACCGACAAGGCCAGTCTGCTGGCCGAGCACGCCGGCGGAGCGGTACTGCGCGCCCCCGCCGACTCCCCCTACGGCCGCTGGGCGATGCTCACCGACCACCTGGGCGCCCACTTCGCCGTCGTCCAACCCGTCGACTGA